The Haloarchaeobius amylolyticus genome window below encodes:
- a CDS encoding sensor histidine kinase, which yields MLPGALFAAPVTILGGCAVAMVALGALAFRRRDAPGTAAFGALTLAIAFYTATYAVALSTPVTAPTARVFWERVMWFGIAVIPVTWFVFAVEYTGHERWLDRRLLAVVCIVPVAGLLVLWVDPVPTLWRSYDVVSRNGLTLVDQEYTPLFWTMYVYELVLMLTGTGLLVRHGIVADEVYRDQTAAFVVGAGVPAAANLLSIFGYAPYQGLDLTPYAFAVTGLAFGVAIFRHEGFEWVPASRRLGQQAMVENMTEAVVLVDHDDRVVDVNPAARERLFSGGRDVTGEQLRDVLPAVAARPDGGTTQHQTEVDDRVYEVKASPVTDHRDRELGRVLVLTDVTERHRRDKRLSVLNRVLRHNVRNDVTIVDGYAQLIADQAGDEDLSAVANDIRDVATDIVGISRRARELQLVLDADGERVGDLASRLTTTVSGVRSRYPAVAIDTDLPARAVVPRPGVCETVVENLLVNAAEHNEGEDQRISLTAEHDGEDLLVVVADDGPGIPDSERAPLSNEAETPLDHGSGLGLWVVNWGTQSVGGDVTFDTDDDGTVVTVTVPCADGCEAPEK from the coding sequence ATGCTCCCGGGTGCCCTCTTCGCCGCGCCAGTGACGATTCTCGGCGGCTGTGCCGTGGCGATGGTCGCACTCGGGGCCCTCGCCTTCCGGCGCCGGGACGCCCCGGGAACGGCCGCCTTCGGCGCCCTCACGCTCGCTATCGCCTTCTACACCGCGACGTACGCCGTCGCCCTCTCGACGCCGGTGACGGCCCCGACCGCCCGCGTGTTCTGGGAGCGCGTCATGTGGTTCGGTATCGCGGTCATCCCCGTCACATGGTTCGTCTTCGCGGTCGAGTACACCGGGCACGAACGGTGGCTGGACCGGCGCCTCCTCGCGGTGGTCTGCATCGTCCCGGTCGCGGGCCTCCTCGTCCTCTGGGTGGACCCGGTCCCGACGCTCTGGCGCAGCTACGACGTCGTCAGCCGGAACGGCCTCACACTCGTCGACCAGGAGTACACGCCACTGTTCTGGACGATGTACGTCTACGAACTCGTCCTCATGCTCACCGGCACCGGCCTGCTCGTCCGCCACGGCATCGTCGCCGACGAGGTCTACCGGGACCAGACCGCCGCGTTCGTCGTCGGTGCCGGCGTCCCCGCCGCGGCCAACCTGCTCTCGATATTCGGGTACGCCCCCTACCAGGGGCTCGACCTGACGCCGTACGCCTTCGCGGTCACCGGGCTGGCGTTCGGCGTCGCCATCTTCCGCCACGAGGGCTTCGAGTGGGTCCCGGCCTCGCGCCGGCTCGGCCAGCAGGCGATGGTCGAGAACATGACCGAGGCCGTCGTCCTCGTCGACCACGACGACCGCGTCGTCGACGTGAACCCGGCGGCTCGCGAGCGACTCTTCTCCGGCGGGCGGGACGTGACCGGCGAACAGCTCCGCGACGTGCTCCCCGCCGTCGCCGCCCGCCCCGACGGTGGGACCACCCAGCACCAGACCGAGGTCGACGACCGGGTGTACGAGGTGAAGGCCTCCCCGGTGACCGACCACCGGGACCGGGAACTCGGCCGGGTGCTCGTGCTGACCGACGTGACCGAGCGCCACCGCCGCGACAAGCGCCTGTCGGTGCTCAACCGCGTCCTCCGGCACAACGTCCGCAACGACGTGACCATCGTCGACGGCTACGCCCAGCTCATCGCGGACCAGGCCGGCGACGAGGACCTCTCGGCGGTCGCGAACGACATCCGCGACGTGGCGACGGACATCGTCGGTATCTCCAGGCGGGCGCGGGAGCTCCAGCTCGTCCTCGACGCGGACGGGGAGCGCGTGGGCGACCTCGCCAGCAGGCTGACGACGACCGTCTCGGGGGTCAGGTCCCGGTACCCCGCGGTGGCCATCGACACCGACCTGCCGGCGCGCGCGGTGGTCCCCCGTCCCGGCGTCTGCGAGACGGTCGTCGAGAACCTGCTCGTCAACGCCGCCGAACACAACGAGGGCGAGGACCAGCGCATCTCCCTGACCGCCGAACACGACGGCGAGGACCTGCTCGTCGTCGTCGCCGACGACGGGCCCGGCATCCCGGACTCCGAGCGCGCGCCCCTCTCGAACGAGGCGGAGACGCCACTGGACCACGGGAGCGGGCTCGGGCTGTGGGTCGTCAACTGGGGGACCCAGTCGGTCGGCGGGGACGTGACCTTCGACACCGACGACGACGGGACGGTCGTCACGGTCACCGTCCCCTGCGCCGACGGGTGCGAGGCCCCCGAAAAGTGA
- a CDS encoding Vms1/Ankzf1 family peptidyl-tRNA hydrolase, with amino-acid sequence MLDELLGRAELKTRIEELEAEKESLQNQLEAEQERRADAATARQDAEERVNRLEDRIAQLEGELDRVEGEEAALEYRGQEDLRGDRLSAVLSRLESVAAGPEGALSAMVTDDVPEPAADQLGQRAALLERAAPCLCYADDAGLVQAAIEPTVAPDAFCEWDDAFRLDRAWFEPTGRFSLALVRADLFALGTYEGDERVAVSGFESDVKGKHSKGGFSQSRFERIRDEQIENHLDDCRAAIADRDADRLVVVGDRRLVREFADEAVATAAVDATGDPEEALADAFREFFTIRLHLL; translated from the coding sequence ATGCTCGACGAGTTGCTCGGCCGCGCCGAACTGAAGACGCGCATCGAGGAGCTGGAGGCGGAGAAGGAGAGCCTCCAGAACCAGCTCGAGGCCGAACAGGAGCGACGCGCCGACGCCGCGACCGCGAGACAGGACGCCGAAGAGCGGGTGAACCGCCTGGAGGACCGCATCGCCCAGCTGGAGGGCGAACTCGACCGGGTCGAGGGCGAAGAGGCCGCCCTCGAGTACCGGGGCCAGGAGGACCTCCGCGGGGACCGCCTCTCGGCCGTCCTCTCCCGGCTCGAGAGCGTCGCGGCCGGCCCCGAGGGCGCGCTCTCGGCGATGGTGACCGACGACGTCCCCGAGCCCGCCGCGGACCAGCTCGGCCAGCGCGCGGCCCTGCTCGAACGCGCCGCCCCCTGCCTCTGCTACGCCGACGACGCCGGGCTGGTGCAGGCCGCCATCGAGCCCACCGTCGCCCCCGACGCGTTCTGCGAGTGGGACGACGCCTTCCGGCTCGACCGCGCGTGGTTCGAGCCCACGGGCCGGTTCTCGCTGGCGCTCGTCCGCGCCGACCTGTTCGCGCTCGGCACCTACGAGGGCGACGAGCGCGTCGCCGTCTCCGGGTTCGAGAGCGACGTGAAGGGCAAGCACTCGAAGGGTGGCTTCTCGCAGTCGCGCTTCGAGCGCATCCGCGACGAACAGATCGAGAACCACCTCGACGACTGTCGGGCCGCCATCGCCGACCGCGACGCGGACCGGCTCGTCGTCGTCGGTGACCGCCGGCTCGTCCGGGAGTTCGCCGACGAGGCGGTCGCGACCGCGGCGGTCGACGCCACGGGCGACCCAGAGGAGGCGCTCGCGGACGCCTTCCGCGAGTTCTTCACCATCCGCCTACACCTGCTGTAG
- a CDS encoding DUF5802 family protein, which translates to MFEEFSRSYYLGRLYVTPADQDGAVMARDQHERVTEQLYHDGSGITRLDSPLVMKLDTAHLAVHGDDGVPSDTLAVPGRLFDRLDLDSPPALTEVFLAKADRASQLLQFTGYGEDLFGDDGDDPGDGGGPSAGWSLGPGGPGAGT; encoded by the coding sequence ATGTTCGAGGAATTCTCTCGCAGCTACTATCTCGGTCGACTCTACGTCACCCCGGCCGACCAGGACGGTGCAGTCATGGCGCGCGACCAGCACGAGCGCGTCACCGAACAACTCTACCACGACGGGTCCGGCATCACGCGACTCGACAGCCCGCTCGTGATGAAACTCGACACGGCACACCTCGCCGTCCACGGCGACGACGGCGTCCCCTCGGATACACTCGCGGTCCCGGGCCGCCTGTTCGACCGGCTCGACCTCGACAGCCCGCCCGCCCTCACGGAGGTCTTCCTGGCGAAGGCCGACCGCGCCAGCCAGCTCCTCCAGTTCACCGGCTACGGCGAGGACCTGTTCGGTGACGACGGGGACGACCCCGGCGACGGTGGCGGCCCCAGCGCCGGCTGGTCGCTCGGTCCCGGCGGTCCCGGCGCCGGAACGTAG
- a CDS encoding metalloregulator ArsR/SmtB family transcription factor — translation MDSAALLDLLGNENRRRILRLLARKPCYVTEISEYLGVSPKAVIEHLRKLEDAGLIESHTDDQRRKYFHIARNLRLEVNVSPYGFATKSAYPASKSLDMTTCRHLKLDVQYSEDEHEPKDLIADLSRLEELENELSMAQRWVQGRMTDVLDRITETVGAGSDSRLYADILLAVRSEPKSVVEIANSVDAPPAMVEEVLADLQENGLVRYTGEGWSLGD, via the coding sequence ATGGATTCAGCGGCGCTGCTAGACCTGCTCGGGAACGAGAACCGCAGGCGGATACTCCGTCTGCTGGCACGCAAACCGTGTTACGTGACCGAGATCAGCGAGTACCTCGGTGTCAGCCCGAAGGCGGTCATCGAACACCTCCGCAAACTGGAGGACGCGGGGCTCATCGAGAGCCACACCGACGACCAGCGTCGCAAGTACTTCCACATCGCCCGGAACCTCCGCCTGGAGGTGAACGTCTCACCGTACGGGTTCGCCACCAAGAGCGCCTACCCGGCGTCGAAGAGCCTCGACATGACGACGTGTCGCCACCTCAAGCTCGACGTGCAGTACTCCGAGGACGAGCACGAGCCCAAGGACCTCATCGCGGACCTCTCCCGGCTCGAGGAGCTGGAGAACGAACTCTCGATGGCCCAGCGATGGGTCCAGGGCCGGATGACGGACGTGCTCGACCGCATCACGGAGACGGTCGGTGCGGGCTCCGACTCGCGGCTCTACGCGGACATCCTGCTCGCGGTGCGCTCGGAGCCGAAGTCGGTCGTCGAGATCGCGAACTCGGTGGACGCGCCGCCCGCGATGGTCGAGGAGGTGCTGGCGGACCTACAGGAGAACGGTCTGGTGCGGTACACGGGCGAGGGCTGGTCGCTGGGCGACTGA
- the gatD gene encoding Glu-tRNA(Gln) amidotransferase subunit GatD: MNPGDRVRVTRADSEYEGVLLPSSTAEQLVVKLDGGYNVGIDREDSDVEVLESDVYQIESAQKDDGDTSTVEFDEDLPTIALISTGGTIASTVDYRTGAVTAQFDAEDVLRAVPDLAGRANYRGRVVANILSENMEVPIWQDLAEAVHEEIENGADGVVVMHGTDTMQYSASALSFMLDSPVPIVFTGSQRSADRPSSDNVMNAVCAVEAAKADAAEVMVCMHGSESDDFCALHRGTRVRKNHTSRRDAFETIGGEPLGIVDYDAESVEFHGEYEPRGEADLAIHPDLESEVELVKFTPGMDPGFFEVCAGKAGVIIEGTGLGHVHTDFIPTIEELVEDGTHVVMTSQCLEGRVCDRVYDTGRDLLDAGVVEGEDMLPAVAKVKLMWTLANRDDAEVAKTMREPLAGEITEQSRPWDA; encoded by the coding sequence ATGAACCCAGGCGACCGCGTCCGTGTCACGCGGGCGGACAGCGAGTACGAGGGCGTCCTGCTCCCCTCCTCGACAGCCGAGCAGCTCGTGGTCAAGCTCGACGGTGGCTACAACGTCGGCATCGACCGCGAGGACAGCGACGTCGAGGTGCTGGAGTCCGACGTCTACCAGATAGAGAGCGCACAGAAGGACGACGGCGACACCTCCACCGTGGAGTTCGACGAGGACCTCCCGACCATCGCGCTCATCTCGACCGGGGGCACCATCGCCTCGACCGTCGACTACCGCACCGGCGCCGTCACGGCCCAGTTCGACGCCGAGGACGTGCTCCGGGCGGTCCCGGACCTCGCGGGCCGGGCGAACTACCGCGGCCGCGTCGTCGCGAACATCCTCTCGGAGAACATGGAGGTCCCCATCTGGCAGGACCTCGCCGAGGCCGTCCACGAGGAGATCGAGAACGGGGCCGACGGCGTCGTCGTCATGCACGGCACCGACACGATGCAGTACTCCGCCTCCGCGCTCTCGTTCATGCTCGACTCGCCGGTCCCCATCGTCTTCACCGGCAGCCAGCGCTCGGCGGACCGCCCCTCCTCGGACAACGTCATGAACGCGGTCTGTGCGGTCGAGGCCGCGAAGGCCGACGCCGCCGAGGTCATGGTCTGCATGCACGGCTCCGAGAGCGACGACTTCTGTGCGCTCCACCGCGGCACCCGCGTCCGCAAGAACCACACCTCCCGGCGTGACGCCTTCGAGACCATCGGCGGCGAACCCCTCGGCATCGTCGACTACGACGCCGAGAGCGTCGAGTTCCACGGCGAGTACGAACCGCGCGGCGAGGCCGACCTCGCCATCCACCCGGACCTCGAGTCCGAGGTCGAACTCGTGAAGTTCACGCCCGGCATGGACCCCGGCTTCTTCGAGGTCTGTGCGGGCAAGGCGGGCGTCATCATCGAGGGGACCGGCCTCGGTCACGTCCACACCGACTTCATCCCGACCATCGAGGAACTGGTCGAGGACGGCACCCACGTCGTCATGACCAGCCAGTGCCTCGAGGGCCGGGTCTGCGACCGCGTATACGACACCGGCCGCGACCTGCTCGACGCCGGCGTCGTCGAGGGCGAGGACATGCTCCCCGCCGTCGCGAAGGTCAAGCTCATGTGGACGCTCGCGAACCGCGACGACGCCGAAGTCGCAAAGACCATGCGCGAACCGCTGGCCGGCGAGATAACCGAGCAGTCCCGCCCCTGGGACGCGTAG
- a CDS encoding GNAT family N-acetyltransferase — MAGEMSGDVTYRRATHDDYDDVVAFTSDTWADRDGSDYIPRVYHDWLEDEDEYDQQYTCVAEVDGTVVSIAQTVLLSGREAWCQGMRTDPDYRGMNIGLELTHEMWDWAREQGATVARNMVFSWNTMGLGHSRGVGFGPATEFRWMHPDPDPAAEGPLATTADPNVAWNYWTDCDARDHLRGLGLAMDESWAVVELRPELFERAAENTMLAAVTSDSGVRGVTYRVRDYERENEEGEEKTWVEYGVAGWDDLDAARELVATIQRDAASLDADHVRVLIPETVAYVSDASLLRAGISDEPDFVMAADLTADYREKFG; from the coding sequence ATGGCAGGCGAGATGAGCGGGGACGTGACCTACCGGCGCGCGACCCACGACGACTACGACGACGTGGTCGCGTTCACCAGCGACACCTGGGCGGACCGCGACGGGAGCGACTACATCCCGCGGGTCTACCACGACTGGCTGGAAGACGAGGACGAGTACGACCAGCAGTACACCTGCGTCGCCGAGGTCGACGGGACGGTCGTCTCCATCGCCCAGACCGTCCTGCTCTCCGGGCGAGAAGCCTGGTGCCAGGGCATGCGCACCGACCCCGACTACCGGGGCATGAACATCGGCCTGGAGCTCACCCACGAGATGTGGGACTGGGCCCGCGAGCAGGGCGCCACCGTCGCCCGGAACATGGTGTTCTCGTGGAACACGATGGGGCTGGGCCACTCCCGCGGCGTCGGCTTCGGCCCCGCGACCGAGTTCCGCTGGATGCACCCCGACCCGGACCCGGCGGCCGAGGGGCCCCTCGCGACAACCGCCGACCCGAACGTCGCGTGGAACTACTGGACCGACTGCGACGCCCGCGACCACCTCCGCGGCCTCGGCCTCGCCATGGACGAGTCCTGGGCCGTCGTCGAGCTGCGCCCCGAGCTGTTCGAGCGCGCCGCCGAGAACACGATGCTCGCCGCCGTCACGAGCGATTCGGGCGTTCGCGGCGTCACGTACCGGGTGCGGGACTACGAGCGCGAGAACGAGGAAGGCGAGGAGAAGACGTGGGTCGAGTACGGCGTCGCCGGCTGGGACGACCTCGACGCGGCCCGCGAACTGGTCGCGACCATCCAGCGCGATGCCGCCTCGCTCGACGCCGACCACGTCCGCGTCCTCATCCCCGAGACAGTGGCGTACGTGTCGGATGCATCGTTGCTCCGGGCCGGCATCTCGGACGAACCCGACTTCGTGATGGCTGCGGATCTGACGGCCGATTACCGGGAGAAGTTCGGATAG
- a CDS encoding DUF4352 domain-containing protein has translation MDRRRYLILGSGLLSTIAGCSETETPQKVTSSNGQATQGGTDTAAGDTDTGDSTEQETTNEETGGTGEFIVGEEITGKQLSMVVRSKTTTKELDQFQEADSGNEFVVVELAIKNTSSDEFVGFSGLLQTRLKDSEGYTYQQAFASTGQNLRGGQIAPGEVARGDMVYEVPTDADGLTLQFDFSGISLFNLERAIVNLDSEASSVANLEQNLKVETYAVGDTVEYKGTKVAVNDVSTTESLGEFTEADSGKEFVVIDISTTNETGEKQTISTIVQMLLKDGEGFSYQEDLMATSSLDRNYEQGSPLADGETRRGRLAYEVEAGLSPLYWIFDFSLWTEQDKTFWKIR, from the coding sequence ATGGACAGACGCCGCTACCTGATACTCGGAAGCGGGCTGCTCAGCACCATCGCAGGGTGTAGTGAAACCGAAACACCACAGAAGGTTACGAGCTCCAACGGGCAAGCAACCCAGGGAGGAACCGATACGGCTGCCGGTGATACCGACACGGGTGACTCTACAGAACAAGAAACGACGAACGAGGAAACCGGAGGAACTGGCGAATTCATCGTCGGTGAGGAGATTACCGGTAAGCAACTCTCCATGGTCGTTCGATCAAAGACGACGACCAAGGAACTCGACCAATTCCAGGAGGCAGATTCTGGGAACGAATTCGTCGTCGTGGAACTTGCAATCAAGAACACGAGCAGCGACGAGTTCGTGGGATTCAGTGGACTTCTGCAGACTCGTCTCAAAGATTCCGAGGGGTACACCTACCAACAGGCGTTCGCATCGACTGGCCAGAATCTTCGAGGAGGACAGATAGCGCCTGGTGAAGTCGCCCGCGGTGACATGGTGTACGAGGTCCCGACAGACGCAGATGGGCTCACACTGCAGTTCGACTTTTCAGGAATCTCACTCTTCAATCTCGAGCGAGCAATCGTGAACCTCGACTCGGAAGCATCGTCCGTCGCAAATCTGGAACAGAATCTCAAGGTGGAAACATACGCAGTCGGCGACACGGTCGAGTACAAGGGAACCAAAGTGGCGGTCAACGACGTAAGTACGACCGAGAGCCTCGGGGAGTTCACAGAGGCAGATTCCGGGAAGGAGTTCGTCGTCATCGATATCTCGACTACGAACGAGACCGGGGAGAAGCAGACAATCTCGACCATCGTACAGATGCTGTTGAAAGACGGAGAGGGATTCAGTTACCAGGAGGACCTGATGGCCACATCTTCTCTGGACCGGAACTACGAACAGGGAAGTCCCTTGGCCGACGGTGAGACCAGACGGGGACGCCTCGCGTACGAGGTGGAGGCTGGGCTGTCTCCACTGTACTGGATATTCGATTTCTCGCTGTGGACAGAGCAGGACAAAACGTTCTGGAAAATCCGATAA